A DNA window from Nitrospira sp. contains the following coding sequences:
- a CDS encoding hypothetical protein (Evidence 5 : Unknown function; MaGe:77309338) encodes MRTPLVVFFSIRLALYGNFLGSCLLACYASMAGGQLLWVSNEKDRASRSAAPAGCSAAHSRRHAPCWTSAKPASRSKAACL; translated from the coding sequence GTGAGAACGCCGCTGGTGGTCTTTTTCAGCATCCGGTTAGCGCTATACGGTAATTTTCTTGGGAGTTGTCTCCTCGCTTGCTATGCTTCCATGGCAGGAGGGCAACTGCTATGGGTTTCAAACGAAAAGGATCGCGCATCGAGGTCGGCCGCGCCGGCCGGTTGCAGCGCGGCGCACTCTCGGCGCCATGCACCGTGCTGGACGTCAGCGAAACCGGCGTCAAGATCGAAAGCCGCCTGTTTGTGA
- a CDS encoding conserved membrane protein of unknown function (Evidence 4 : Unknown function but conserved in other organisms; MaGe:77309344) yields the protein MSPAQSLKAILAKPFMPAVFFLSGVSYDTLTLTRIDRLQDNLLLLTYLLLLGVLIVLTGRLGIEPAPDRAQLASLSPFARWMLRARPYYPMAVQFLLGGLFSAYAIFYSRSATLTSSAIFFALLILLLIVNEFLRDRLSSLRLLISLYALVCFAFFTFFLPVMTGLMNAAIFLAGAGLTAAVTFRVVHLIYRNNPDRSKREAVKVTAPAFALIGLLVGFYFLNWIPPVPLSMEFGGIYRNVQRQGDHFLLTYDRKWYEIWKRSENPFPAGEPIYCFTAVFAPVALDTTVYHHWYFRPNSSKPFTHADKIPIKISGGRDGGYRAYTVKQRLDPGDWRVDVETEDGRIVGRVSVRVEEQREVQKAMKTVIY from the coding sequence ATGTCTCCGGCACAGAGCCTTAAGGCGATTCTCGCCAAACCCTTCATGCCGGCGGTGTTTTTTCTCTCTGGCGTCTCCTACGACACCCTCACGCTCACCCGCATCGACCGGTTGCAAGATAACTTGTTGTTGCTGACCTATTTGCTGCTCCTGGGCGTGCTCATTGTGCTGACTGGACGGTTGGGGATCGAACCGGCGCCGGATCGCGCGCAGCTGGCCTCGCTCTCGCCCTTTGCGCGCTGGATGCTGCGCGCCAGGCCCTATTATCCGATGGCCGTGCAGTTTCTCTTGGGCGGGCTGTTCAGCGCCTATGCCATTTTCTATTCGCGCAGTGCGACCTTGACGAGCAGCGCGATCTTCTTTGCCTTGCTGATTCTTCTGCTGATCGTGAACGAGTTTCTGCGCGACCGGCTGTCCAGCCTGCGCTTGCTGATCAGCCTCTATGCGTTGGTCTGTTTCGCCTTCTTCACGTTCTTTCTCCCGGTCATGACCGGGCTGATGAACGCGGCCATTTTCCTCGCGGGCGCCGGATTGACCGCGGCGGTCACCTTTCGCGTCGTCCACTTGATCTATCGCAATAATCCAGATCGCTCGAAACGCGAAGCCGTCAAGGTCACGGCTCCGGCCTTTGCACTCATCGGACTGCTGGTGGGCTTTTACTTCCTGAACTGGATTCCGCCGGTGCCGCTTTCGATGGAGTTCGGAGGCATCTATCGCAATGTACAGCGGCAGGGCGATCACTTCCTGCTCACCTATGATCGGAAGTGGTACGAAATCTGGAAACGGTCGGAGAACCCTTTTCCTGCCGGTGAGCCGATCTACTGCTTCACCGCCGTCTTCGCGCCGGTGGCGCTGGACACGACCGTCTATCACCATTGGTATTTCCGGCCGAACAGCAGCAAGCCCTTCACGCATGCCGATAAAATTCCCATCAAGATCTCCGGCGGCCGCGACGGCGGGTATCGCGCCTACACCGTCAAACAGCGCCTCGATCCGGGCGACTGGCGCGTGGATGTCGAAACCGAAGACGGCCGCATCGTCGGCCGCGTGTCGGTGCGCGTAGAGGAGCAACGCGAAGTGCAGAAGGCTATGAAGACGGTGATCTACTAA
- a CDS encoding hypothetical protein (Evidence 5 : Unknown function; MaGe:77309342): protein MESGVTFVDPAIMPEQRLVIALLRNRGRASMRQSP, encoded by the coding sequence GTGGAGAGCGGTGTCACTTTTGTGGATCCTGCCATCATGCCTGAACAGCGTCTGGTCATTGCGCTGCTTCGCAATCGAGGCCGGGCCAGCATGAGACAATCACCGTAA
- a CDS encoding hypothetical protein (Evidence 4 : Unknown function but conserved in other organisms; MaGe:77309339): protein MTPIETAKRLRPCPASPNCVSTQATDDGHAIAPLCYRKSRVEAKEALKAIVQAMPRTKLVKEDESYLHYEFTSLLLRFVDDVEFLFDDESKTIHFRSASRTGYGDFGVNRKRMEEIRALANEKL from the coding sequence ATGACTCCGATCGAGACCGCTAAGCGACTCCGTCCCTGCCCTGCCAGCCCCAACTGTGTGTCCACTCAAGCTACGGACGACGGGCATGCGATTGCGCCGCTCTGCTATCGCAAATCGCGGGTGGAGGCGAAGGAGGCGTTGAAAGCCATTGTTCAGGCCATGCCTCGCACCAAGCTTGTCAAAGAGGACGAGTCGTATCTGCATTACGAATTTACCAGCCTGTTGCTTCGGTTCGTCGACGATGTGGAGTTTCTGTTCGACGACGAAAGCAAGACCATTCATTTCCGTTCCGCCTCACGCACTGGGTATGGAGACTTCGGGGTGAATCGGAAGCGGATGGAAGAGATTCGGGCTCTCGCCAACGAGAAGCTCTAG
- a CDS encoding hypothetical protein (Evidence 4 : Unknown function but conserved in other organisms; MaGe:77309341), which translates to MSEIEQLERTVSNLSPGDLAQFRAWFLEFDARVWDQQIESDLKAGKLDKLMAEARTEHEQGKTRPL; encoded by the coding sequence ATGAGTGAGATTGAACAGCTTGAGCGCACCGTCTCAAACCTTTCTCCAGGAGATCTGGCCCAGTTTCGGGCTTGGTTCCTCGAGTTCGATGCGCGAGTATGGGATCAGCAGATTGAATCTGATCTGAAGGCTGGGAAGCTCGATAAGCTGATGGCCGAGGCCCGCACAGAGCACGAACAGGGGAAAACACGGCCTCTGTGA
- a CDS encoding hypothetical protein (Evidence 5 : Unknown function; MaGe:77309340) — MLWSARVGDHYRVLGFDILDGITWFWIGTHADYDRMIAS; from the coding sequence GTGTTATGGTCAGCGCGAGTCGGCGACCACTATCGCGTTCTTGGCTTCGACATCCTCGACGGCATTACCTGGTTTTGGATTGGCACACATGCCGACTATGACAGGATGATTGCATCATGA
- a CDS encoding membrane protein of unknown function (Evidence 5 : Unknown function; MaGe:77309343): MTRSARNHSSWWLLTDTIVPVALMALWSPPIFAIYQLSRGNILLGSITLLIWLPLFAWGVSVCHRRQLVRLWLALASTGVVLLVFAAMILRVA, translated from the coding sequence ATGACGCGTAGCGCGAGAAATCATTCCTCCTGGTGGTTGCTCACGGACACAATTGTGCCCGTAGCCTTAATGGCACTGTGGAGTCCTCCGATTTTTGCGATCTATCAGCTCTCTAGGGGGAATATTTTGCTAGGTTCTATCACGCTCCTTATTTGGTTGCCGTTGTTCGCTTGGGGCGTGTCGGTATGCCATCGCCGCCAACTTGTGCGATTGTGGTTGGCCTTGGCATCGACGGGAGTGGTTCTATTAGTCTTTGCAGCAATGATTTTGCGAGTGGCATGA
- a CDS encoding PilZ domain-containing protein (MaGe:77309337), with protein MGFKRKGSRIEVGRAGRLQRGALSAPCTVLDVSETGVKIESRLFVKNGDALQLAIDFEQGGTLRCGLQVIHVRSPKFGATIASITPEDRERLAHILDEYAQNSFARGRR; from the coding sequence ATGGGTTTCAAACGAAAAGGATCGCGCATCGAGGTCGGCCGCGCCGGCCGGTTGCAGCGCGGCGCACTCTCGGCGCCATGCACCGTGCTGGACGTCAGCGAAACCGGCGTCAAGATCGAAAGCCGCCTGTTTGTGAAGAATGGCGATGCGCTTCAGCTGGCGATCGATTTTGAGCAGGGAGGAACGTTGAGGTGTGGTCTACAAGTGATCCATGTGCGGTCTCCGAAGTTCGGCGCGACGATCGCGTCGATTACCCCGGAGGATCGTGAACGGCTGGCCCATATTCTTGACGAGTACGCGCAGAACAGCTTTGCTCGCGGCCGGCGCTGA